The genomic region AGAAATCACAAAAGATCTCAATATAGATTATCATACCTTTCTTCATCAGAGCCAACGCCTCTTTATTGAAGAAAAGCTGAAAGAAATCAAAGCTCAGATTCACGAAATTGCTGGAAAGTATAATATTCAATCCATTGCAGAATTTGATAAACTTTACCAGGAAGGCAAAATTGAAGAACATACTTCAATGGAAGATTTTAAAAAATTAGACCGGTTGGAATATCAGCGCGACAAACTCACTTCATACCTCCAGCACATGGAAAATGATTGATCTGCATGAAATAAAATCAATCATTGAAAATTGATTTCCGGGTTATTATTGATCGGGTAACTTTATCAGAAATCAATGAAATGAGGATTCTCCTTAAGGATGATACCTTTATAGATGTATGGTATTCCTTAAAACTTAAGGATCGTTTCAGCTATCATTGGGAAAGAAAATTCAAGAATGGCACTATATACAGACATGACAATATCCCCCATAATAGTTGGAAAAACGTTAAGACATTTCCGAAACACTTCCATAATGGGAGTGAAAAAGAAGTAACCGAAAGTTATATTGACCCCAATCCAGAAACAGGGTTACAAGAGTTTTTACGATTTGTAAGAGATAAGCTGAGTCAGGAAGATTGAAATTGGCGAAAAATATACAGAACCAAATCAATAAAAGCATCCAGTAAAAACCAAAGAAAACAGGGTCCACTAATCCGTCAGGGGCCGGACACGGTTTTACGCCTGCCTGCCTGTCCAGCAGCAGGCGGGCCGGCAAGGCAGGAATCCGTCAAAAGCCGGACACGAATTACACGAATGAAGAAAAATAAGCATGAGTATTTCTTTTATTGCTTAACAACCTGCACAACAAAAATTTCTAATCACCAAAAGCATATTAATCAGTGAAATTCGTGTAATTCGTGGACAAAAATATTTAATATACGTGGAACTTTTATACAAGCAAGAAAGCTACAAAATCATCGGTTCCTGCTACGAAGTCTATAACGAACTCGAATGTGGCTATCTTGAAGCCGTTTACCAGGAAGGCCTGGAAAGAGGATTTCAGCTACAGAACATACCTTAAATAAAAAGTAAAAATGGACCTAAATGAAATAAAAAAACAAATCAAGCCAGTGCTGCAAAAACATGGTATCAATCAGGCTTCAATAGTTGGTTCTGTTGCCAGGGATGAGGACAATGAGAACAGCGATATAGATATCATCATAGAAGCAACAAAAGATATGAGTTTACTCACATTTTCCCGTTTAAAACTGGAGTTGGAAAATGTATTAAAGAAAAAAGTCGATTTGATAGAGCGATCTGCAGTTAAGCCCAGACTTAAAAATTATCTTTTAAAGGATGAAGTAAAAGTCTTTTGATGGCTAAAAAGCGAGATATAACCATTTATCTGGAAGATATAATTGAATCAGCTGACCTCATAAGTGAATATTTAGAGGGATATACCGAACAGGAGTTCATATCATCTAAAGAAAAACAAGATGCCGTCTTAAGGCGTATCCAAATAGTTGGCGAAGCTGCAAAACACATAGATGAAACCTATAGGGAAAAATGGTCACATATTCCCTGGCGGGATATCGCGGGTATGAGAGATATTGTTGTTCACGAATATTTCGGTGTAACCCTTTCAATGGTTTGGAAAGTTGCCACCGAAGATATTCCCATTCTAAGAGAACAAATAAGTAAAATATTGAAAGAACTGCAATAATTAAGATAGATTACTGTATTTAAAAATACGAAAAAAGAAGATTAGAACACGGATCCGTCAGGGGCCGGACACGGTGACGCGGATGCAACGGATCTACACGGATAAAAATCCGCGTTAATC from Bacteroidales bacterium harbors:
- a CDS encoding GxxExxY protein; amino-acid sequence: MELLYKQESYKIIGSCYEVYNELECGYLEAVYQEGLERGFQLQNIP
- a CDS encoding nucleotidyltransferase domain-containing protein, with product MDLNEIKKQIKPVLQKHGINQASIVGSVARDEDNENSDIDIIIEATKDMSLLTFSRLKLELENVLKKKVDLIERSAVKPRLKNYLLKDEVKVF
- a CDS encoding DUF86 domain-containing protein, which encodes MAKKRDITIYLEDIIESADLISEYLEGYTEQEFISSKEKQDAVLRRIQIVGEAAKHIDETYREKWSHIPWRDIAGMRDIVVHEYFGVTLSMVWKVATEDIPILREQISKILKELQ